One region of Microbacterium rhizosphaerae genomic DNA includes:
- a CDS encoding ABC transporter permease, with translation MSTAEMRTTHRRPFALLGSELATMFRRWRTIIMLVLLALVPVLIAVAVRLTGAGSRGRGPAFLGDITNNGVFVIFTALTVSIPLFLPLTVSVVAGDSVAGEASFGTLRYLLIAPVGRVRLLGVKFLASCAFTVAAVLAIVIGGIASGAALFPIGPVTLLSGDTVSLAEAFGRVLLLAAYAAVSLLGLCAIGVFISTLTSLPVGAMAATVLVAGVSQVVDQLPQFDAIHPFLPTHLWFSFADLLRSPILFDSFWQNAALQLAYVVIFGAFAIGRFTTKDILT, from the coding sequence ATGTCGACGGCTGAGATGCGCACGACCCACCGACGGCCGTTCGCGCTGCTCGGGTCGGAGCTTGCGACCATGTTCCGGCGGTGGCGGACGATCATCATGCTCGTCCTGCTCGCGCTCGTGCCCGTGCTGATCGCCGTCGCGGTCCGGCTCACCGGAGCGGGATCGCGCGGACGGGGTCCGGCTTTCCTCGGCGACATCACGAACAACGGCGTGTTCGTCATCTTCACGGCGCTGACGGTGTCGATCCCGCTCTTCCTGCCGCTCACGGTCTCGGTGGTCGCGGGCGACTCGGTCGCCGGCGAGGCGAGCTTCGGCACGCTCCGGTACCTGTTGATCGCCCCGGTCGGACGGGTGCGACTGCTCGGTGTCAAGTTCCTGGCGAGCTGCGCCTTCACCGTCGCGGCGGTGCTCGCGATCGTGATCGGCGGCATCGCATCCGGAGCGGCGCTCTTCCCGATCGGTCCGGTGACGCTGCTGTCGGGCGACACCGTGAGCCTCGCCGAGGCGTTCGGCAGGGTGCTCCTGCTCGCCGCCTATGCGGCCGTCTCGTTGCTGGGCCTGTGCGCGATCGGCGTCTTCATCTCGACCCTCACGTCGCTGCCGGTCGGCGCGATGGCCGCGACCGTGCTGGTGGCGGGCGTCTCACAGGTCGTCGACCAGCTGCCGCAGTTCGACGCCATCCATCCCTTTCTGCCGACCCACCTGTGGTTCTCGTTCGCCGATCTGCTGCGCAGCCCGATCCTGTTCGACTCGTTCTGGCAGAACGCGGCGCTGCAGCTCGCCTACGTCGTGATCTTCGGCGCCTTCGCGATCGGCCGCTTCACCACGAAGGACATCCTGACCTGA
- a CDS encoding PadR family transcriptional regulator, producing the protein MKLEIILLGALRSEPSTGYELTRFLDTAGRFMRSNTTMSQVYRTLAAMEKRGWVEHEVESKAGASDLKRFRVTEEGEAELLDWLTGPYNPPSRFQDPDLYARLAHAGLIGRERVLEILEIEISTRISEIARFRERDRYAVSIGRKGDDLEFAVEMGEWLHRQGAAAIDRHVEALVALRERLLNGEPATEVSPDVREHALGRVRA; encoded by the coding sequence ATGAAGCTGGAGATCATCCTCCTGGGAGCGTTGCGGAGCGAGCCGTCGACCGGCTACGAGCTCACGCGCTTCCTCGACACCGCCGGCCGGTTCATGCGCTCGAACACGACGATGAGCCAGGTCTATCGGACGCTCGCCGCGATGGAGAAGCGCGGATGGGTCGAGCACGAGGTGGAGTCGAAGGCCGGTGCGAGCGACCTGAAGCGCTTCCGTGTCACCGAGGAGGGTGAGGCGGAACTGCTGGACTGGCTCACCGGCCCCTACAACCCGCCGTCGCGGTTCCAGGACCCGGATCTCTACGCCCGTCTCGCGCACGCCGGTCTCATCGGCCGCGAGCGGGTCCTCGAGATCCTCGAGATCGAGATCTCCACGCGCATCTCCGAGATCGCCCGGTTCCGAGAGCGCGACCGCTACGCGGTGTCCATCGGCCGGAAGGGCGACGACCTGGAGTTCGCCGTCGAGATGGGCGAGTGGCTGCACCGCCAGGGTGCGGCCGCGATCGATCGTCACGTCGAGGCGCTCGTCGCACTGCGCGAGCGACTCCTGAACGGTGAGCCGGCGACAGAGGTCTCGCCCGACGTCCGCGAGCACGCGCTGGGGCGGGTGCGCGCATGA
- a CDS encoding LolA family protein: MTFRRGWIPAIVAPVAVVAAVVAVPAIADAASPPPAKTAAQVLTLIAGSHDAHYSGTVVQSSDLGLPQLPASMSSRAPSSSGFDAASLIELVTGSHTAQVYVDGRSQQRVQLLDTLGERDLIHNGTSVWTYDARAHTATHVTASGDATARETPQPTTPATVADRLIASITPTTKVSVSTGSFLGHGVYTLTLEPKTSATLVRSAVITVDAATGVPLSAQLDARGQSTPAVSVAFDKVDFSRPGADVFAFTPPQGTAVRDMTAPSHETKGTHTEKQPGGQKPTVIGSGWTSIVEVAGGTGLTSGMSGLTGSNAQLLNELTRHVDGGRMLQTSLFTVFLRDDGTVLAGAVPAATLLAAAR; this comes from the coding sequence ATGACGTTCCGCCGAGGGTGGATTCCCGCGATCGTCGCGCCGGTCGCCGTTGTCGCCGCCGTGGTCGCGGTTCCCGCGATCGCCGACGCTGCATCGCCGCCGCCTGCCAAGACGGCGGCGCAGGTACTGACGCTCATCGCGGGCAGTCATGATGCCCATTACTCCGGCACGGTGGTGCAGAGCTCCGATCTCGGACTTCCCCAGCTGCCCGCCTCGATGTCATCGAGAGCACCTTCGTCCAGCGGCTTCGACGCGGCAAGCCTCATCGAGCTGGTCACGGGGTCGCACACGGCTCAGGTCTACGTGGACGGCCGGTCGCAGCAGCGCGTCCAGCTGCTCGACACGCTCGGCGAGCGCGACCTCATCCACAACGGCACCTCGGTCTGGACCTACGACGCCCGGGCGCACACGGCGACTCACGTGACCGCATCCGGCGACGCGACCGCACGCGAGACGCCGCAGCCGACCACTCCGGCGACGGTCGCGGATCGCCTCATCGCGTCGATCACACCCACGACGAAGGTCTCGGTCTCGACCGGTTCGTTCCTCGGCCACGGCGTGTACACGCTGACCCTCGAGCCGAAGACCTCGGCCACTCTGGTGCGCTCCGCCGTGATCACGGTGGATGCCGCGACCGGCGTGCCGCTGAGCGCACAGCTCGACGCTCGCGGCCAGTCGACGCCGGCAGTGAGCGTCGCCTTCGACAAGGTGGACTTCTCGCGCCCCGGCGCGGACGTCTTCGCGTTCACGCCGCCCCAGGGCACCGCCGTCCGGGACATGACGGCGCCGTCGCACGAGACCAAGGGAACGCACACCGAGAAGCAGCCCGGCGGACAGAAGCCGACCGTGATCGGCTCCGGGTGGACATCGATCGTCGAGGTCGCCGGCGGCACGGGGCTCACGTCCGGGATGTCGGGCCTCACCGGCAGCAATGCGCAGCTGCTGAACGAGCTCACCCGGCACGTGGACGGCGGACGGATGCTGCAGACCTCCCTCTTCACGGTCTTCCTGCGCGACGACGGCACCGTGCTCGCGGGCGCCGTGCCCGCCGCGACGCTGCTCGCCGCGGCCAGGTGA
- a CDS encoding ABC transporter ATP-binding protein encodes MSGHPPDSSDDDDVIVTRGLTKRFGRSSSRAAVDGLDLTVPRGAVFGFLGPNGSGKTTTIRMLLGLASPTAGGIRLLGGDMPRAGATVLPRVGALVEGPAFAPFLSGAANLARFDAADPLSSRATRAARVSRALDRVGLGAAANKGAGAYSLGMKQRLGLASALLGPRELLILDEPTNGLDPQGTREVRSLIRSLADEGTTVFLSSHLLSEVEQVCTHVAVMRSGRLVASGTLEALRAESAPRIRVHTPDAEAATSTLRRLGLSPERSSAEEVDAVLSGGPPVEAVTAALVHDDVRVRGITVTGASLEERFVELTGEGFDVDG; translated from the coding sequence GTGAGCGGACATCCGCCGGATTCCTCGGACGATGACGACGTCATCGTCACCCGCGGCCTGACGAAGAGGTTCGGCCGCTCCAGCAGCCGCGCCGCCGTGGACGGCCTCGATCTCACCGTGCCGCGCGGTGCCGTGTTCGGCTTCCTCGGCCCGAACGGCTCGGGCAAGACGACGACGATCAGGATGCTGCTCGGGCTCGCCTCCCCCACCGCGGGCGGCATCCGCCTCCTCGGCGGCGACATGCCCCGCGCGGGGGCGACCGTGCTGCCGCGCGTCGGCGCGCTCGTCGAAGGCCCGGCGTTCGCGCCGTTCCTCTCCGGCGCCGCGAACCTCGCACGATTCGACGCGGCCGACCCCCTGTCGTCGCGCGCGACACGCGCCGCCCGGGTCAGCCGAGCCCTCGATCGCGTCGGCCTCGGCGCCGCGGCGAACAAGGGGGCGGGCGCGTACTCGCTGGGCATGAAGCAGCGACTGGGACTCGCATCCGCCCTTCTCGGCCCCCGTGAGCTGCTCATCCTCGACGAACCGACCAACGGACTCGACCCGCAGGGCACGCGCGAGGTGCGGTCGCTCATCCGCTCGCTCGCCGACGAGGGGACGACGGTGTTCCTCTCGAGCCACCTGCTCAGCGAGGTCGAGCAGGTCTGCACGCACGTCGCGGTGATGCGATCCGGGCGGCTTGTCGCGTCGGGCACCCTCGAGGCGCTGCGGGCGGAGAGTGCGCCGCGCATCCGCGTGCACACTCCCGATGCGGAGGCCGCGACATCCACTCTGCGGCGACTCGGGCTCTCTCCGGAGCGCTCGAGTGCAGAGGAGGTGGATGCCGTCCTCTCCGGGGGCCCGCCGGTCGAAGCTGTCACCGCTGCCCTCGTGCACGACGATGTGCGCGTGCGAGGGATCACGGTCACCGGCGCGAGCCTCGAGGAGCGCTTCGTGGAGCTCACCGGGGAGGGCTTCGATGTCGACGGCTGA
- a CDS encoding formylglycine-generating enzyme family protein, which produces MTAADESSSTCGPSCTCAPTSGRIPLPARQDAVPGALPGDHVIEQAHVPAGVFAMGDATGDRNRGDGEIPVHDVRLPAFDIDATTVTNADFARFVAATHYETDAERFGFSAVFHLALAAPPADVMGPAAGTPWWLGVRGADWRHPGGRDSDVTDRADHPVVHVSWNDAMAYCAWAGRRLPTEAEWERAARGGLDGAKYPWGDDEVDAGGWRANIWQGRFPTTNSVEDGWLTTAPVRSFAPNAYGLWQMVGNVWEWCADWFSPRYYAESVPENPSGPADGETRVLRGGSYLCHISYCNRYRNAARSSNTPDSSMGNAGFRTVSLGPRRDASG; this is translated from the coding sequence ATGACCGCAGCCGATGAGTCCTCCTCGACGTGCGGGCCTTCCTGCACCTGCGCGCCGACGTCCGGCCGCATCCCGCTCCCCGCACGCCAGGACGCCGTCCCGGGCGCGCTGCCGGGAGACCATGTCATCGAGCAGGCGCACGTGCCTGCCGGGGTCTTCGCCATGGGCGACGCGACGGGCGATCGCAATCGAGGCGACGGCGAGATCCCCGTCCACGACGTCCGGCTTCCCGCGTTCGACATCGACGCGACGACCGTCACGAACGCGGACTTCGCGCGTTTCGTCGCGGCCACGCACTACGAGACGGATGCCGAGCGCTTCGGCTTCTCCGCGGTGTTCCACCTCGCCCTCGCCGCGCCTCCCGCGGACGTGATGGGCCCGGCTGCAGGGACTCCGTGGTGGCTCGGCGTGCGCGGCGCGGATTGGCGGCACCCGGGTGGCCGGGACTCGGACGTCACGGATCGGGCGGACCATCCCGTCGTGCACGTCAGCTGGAACGATGCGATGGCCTACTGCGCGTGGGCCGGCCGGCGGTTGCCGACGGAGGCCGAGTGGGAGCGCGCGGCCCGCGGCGGTCTGGACGGGGCGAAGTACCCGTGGGGTGACGACGAGGTGGATGCCGGCGGCTGGCGCGCGAACATCTGGCAGGGGCGCTTCCCGACGACGAACAGCGTGGAGGACGGCTGGCTCACCACGGCTCCGGTGCGATCCTTCGCCCCCAATGCGTATGGCCTGTGGCAGATGGTCGGCAACGTGTGGGAGTGGTGCGCGGACTGGTTCAGCCCGCGATACTACGCCGAGTCCGTGCCCGAGAACCCGAGCGGCCCGGCGGACGGAGAGACCCGCGTGCTCCGCGGCGGCTCGTACCTGTGCCACATCTCGTACTGCAACCGGTACCGCAACGCCGCCCGATCTTCGAACACGCCCGACTCCTCGATGGGCAACGCCGGCTTCCGGACGGTCTCACTCGGGCCGCGGCGCGACGCCTCGGGCTAG
- a CDS encoding sulfatase, which yields MRAIILMFDSLNRHMLSPYAETFVDAPNFARLASRATTFDNFYAGSMPCMPARRELHTGRYNFLHRSWGPLEPFDDSMPEILGRQGIHTHLVSDHPHYWEDGGATYHTRYTTWEFFRGQEGDPWKGVVSNEVAQPGFAGFKKRLVRQDAVNRSYMATEDQHSQTRTVDAGLEFIRTNAAADRWMLQLELFDPHEPFFTHAKYKDLYPHEYDGPEFDWPGYQKVSEPDAQVEHARREYAALVSMCDASLGRVLDAMDEHDLWNDTLLIVNTDHGFLLGEHGWWAKSVQPWFNELVHLPMFLWDPRTRGRDDRRGALAQTIDIAPTVLRWFGVEPTPDMQGHDLADVLLVDEEVREAALFGIHGAHVNVTDGRYVYMRASTEQANAPLEDFTLMPTHMKSRFGVAELADWQPAAPFAFTKGLRTMRVPASGMWMNPWQYGTLLFDLVDDPEQNTPIVDDEVELRMLRLLRAEMLRNDAPDSQFERLGIPRDGELGEEHLLVREQRERAIASAEPLPPTSELNAIDLLSCPIPELLQLAGPRDILAESAPGLVQSEQLSMAAGMSLLDLARLGVIPAGMLRRLDQALARSATPVTASTH from the coding sequence ATGAGGGCCATCATCCTGATGTTCGACAGCCTGAACCGCCACATGCTCTCGCCCTACGCGGAGACCTTCGTCGACGCGCCGAACTTCGCACGCCTCGCGTCGAGGGCCACGACGTTCGACAACTTCTACGCGGGATCCATGCCGTGCATGCCTGCGCGCCGCGAGCTGCACACGGGGCGATACAACTTCCTGCACCGCAGCTGGGGCCCGCTCGAGCCGTTCGACGACTCGATGCCCGAGATCCTCGGCAGGCAGGGCATCCACACGCATCTCGTCTCCGACCATCCGCATTACTGGGAGGACGGCGGCGCGACCTACCACACGCGCTATACGACGTGGGAGTTCTTCCGCGGCCAGGAGGGCGATCCGTGGAAGGGCGTCGTCTCGAACGAGGTCGCCCAGCCGGGTTTCGCCGGCTTCAAGAAGCGCCTCGTCCGTCAGGATGCGGTCAACCGCAGCTATATGGCGACCGAGGACCAGCACTCGCAGACCCGAACGGTCGACGCCGGGCTCGAGTTCATCCGGACGAACGCCGCGGCGGACCGATGGATGCTGCAGCTCGAACTCTTCGATCCGCACGAGCCCTTCTTCACGCACGCGAAGTACAAGGACCTCTATCCGCACGAGTACGACGGCCCGGAGTTCGACTGGCCGGGCTATCAGAAGGTCTCGGAGCCGGACGCGCAGGTGGAGCACGCGCGGCGCGAGTATGCGGCGCTCGTGAGCATGTGCGACGCCTCCCTCGGACGCGTGCTCGACGCGATGGACGAGCACGACCTCTGGAACGACACCCTGCTGATCGTCAACACCGACCACGGGTTCCTCCTGGGGGAGCACGGCTGGTGGGCGAAGTCGGTGCAGCCCTGGTTCAACGAGCTCGTGCACCTGCCGATGTTCCTGTGGGATCCGCGCACGCGGGGTCGCGACGACCGCCGCGGGGCGCTCGCGCAGACCATCGACATCGCTCCGACCGTGCTCCGCTGGTTCGGCGTCGAACCGACCCCGGACATGCAGGGTCACGACCTCGCCGACGTGCTGCTGGTCGACGAGGAGGTGCGCGAGGCGGCGCTGTTCGGCATCCACGGTGCGCACGTCAACGTCACCGACGGCCGGTACGTCTATATGCGGGCATCCACGGAGCAGGCCAACGCGCCGCTGGAGGACTTCACGCTCATGCCGACGCACATGAAGTCGCGCTTCGGCGTCGCGGAGCTCGCCGACTGGCAGCCGGCTGCGCCGTTCGCCTTCACGAAGGGCCTGCGTACGATGCGGGTGCCCGCCTCCGGGATGTGGATGAACCCGTGGCAGTACGGCACCCTGCTGTTCGATCTGGTCGACGACCCGGAGCAGAACACGCCGATCGTCGACGACGAGGTCGAACTGCGGATGCTGCGACTTCTGCGGGCGGAGATGCTCCGCAACGACGCTCCGGACAGCCAGTTCGAGCGGCTCGGCATCCCTCGCGACGGTGAGCTCGGCGAGGAGCACCTGCTGGTGCGGGAGCAGCGCGAACGCGCCATCGCGTCCGCCGAGCCGCTGCCGCCGACCTCGGAGCTGAACGCGATCGACCTGCTGAGCTGCCCCATCCCTGAGCTGCTGCAGCTCGCCGGCCCTCGCGACATCCTCGCCGAGAGCGCGCCCGGACTCGTCCAGTCGGAGCAGCTCTCGATGGCGGCCGGCATGTCGCTTCTCGACCTCGCGCGGTTGGGAGTCATCCCCGCCGGCATGCTGCGGCGGCTCGACCAGGCGCTCGCTCGCTCCGCGACCCCCGTCACCGCGTCGACGCACTGA
- a CDS encoding MFS transporter, with the protein MTTTAPADPAASTRPEGAAQAAHVPHRWRNLSILAGVSLVDNTEAGLVTNVFPSISASLGLTTAALGTISAAGKLIAVPAGPLWVWLSSKIGRRRTLALTSFTAGLFGIGAGFSQSYLQLIVFTTLMAAAAIGASPISMAVISDSFPVERRPRAMGYFFASLQAVAVVVTPVIALFLGISNGWRWAMWAIAAVCVVVAILVLALYREPGIGSSEKQLADLDESRRENQKVTWASVMGLFRIPSYTVMMVSRLLSGHLLVIIFGVQFLVTERGITNAAAVLIALPYSIGYLISTLSIGYILPVLDRIMGPRARVLVLQLAQVAFAIAAFFATQIVYADNAVYAVLWGVMGFFVGLNPPVNRPIVSTVVLPELRGQAFAVWLTVFETIGWALFAIVAGQFAATIGLTQVFLFVLVGLMLVNAAFLTILYWTYPRDVQRMERALEQRRQDALS; encoded by the coding sequence ATGACCACCACCGCACCAGCCGACCCGGCGGCGAGCACCCGGCCAGAGGGAGCGGCGCAGGCCGCGCACGTCCCGCATCGTTGGCGCAACCTCTCGATCCTCGCGGGCGTGTCGCTCGTCGACAACACCGAGGCGGGGCTCGTCACCAATGTCTTCCCCTCGATCTCGGCGTCGCTCGGGCTGACCACCGCGGCACTCGGAACCATCTCGGCCGCCGGCAAGCTCATCGCCGTGCCGGCGGGACCGCTCTGGGTCTGGCTGTCGTCGAAGATCGGCCGCCGCCGGACCCTCGCGCTCACGAGCTTCACCGCGGGACTGTTCGGCATCGGCGCCGGCTTCTCGCAGAGCTACCTGCAGCTCATCGTCTTCACCACCCTCATGGCGGCCGCCGCGATCGGGGCGAGCCCGATCTCGATGGCCGTGATCTCGGACTCCTTCCCCGTCGAGCGCCGCCCGCGAGCGATGGGCTACTTCTTCGCCTCGCTGCAGGCGGTCGCTGTCGTGGTCACACCCGTCATCGCGCTCTTCCTCGGCATCAGCAACGGATGGCGCTGGGCCATGTGGGCGATCGCGGCCGTCTGCGTCGTCGTCGCTATCCTCGTGCTGGCGCTCTACCGCGAGCCCGGCATCGGCTCGTCCGAAAAGCAGCTCGCCGACCTCGATGAGAGCAGGCGGGAGAACCAGAAGGTGACGTGGGCCTCGGTCATGGGCCTGTTCCGCATCCCGAGTTACACCGTCATGATGGTCTCGCGCCTGCTGTCGGGGCACCTGCTCGTCATCATCTTCGGCGTGCAGTTCCTCGTCACCGAGCGGGGGATCACCAACGCCGCGGCTGTCCTCATCGCGCTGCCGTACAGCATCGGCTACCTGATCTCGACGCTGTCGATCGGCTACATCCTGCCCGTCCTCGACCGGATCATGGGCCCGCGCGCTCGCGTGCTGGTGCTGCAGCTCGCCCAGGTGGCGTTCGCGATCGCCGCCTTCTTCGCGACGCAGATCGTCTACGCCGACAACGCCGTCTATGCGGTGCTGTGGGGCGTCATGGGATTCTTCGTGGGGCTCAACCCGCCGGTGAATCGCCCGATCGTGTCCACGGTGGTGCTGCCCGAGCTGCGCGGACAGGCGTTCGCCGTCTGGCTCACCGTCTTCGAGACGATCGGCTGGGCGCTCTTCGCGATCGTCGCCGGTCAGTTCGCGGCCACGATCGGCTTGACGCAGGTGTTCCTGTTCGTGCTGGTCGGGCTGATGCTCGTCAACGCCGCCTTCCTCACGATCCTCTACTGGACCTACCCTCGCGATGTCCAGCGCATGGAGCGCGCGCTCGAGCAGCGGCGCCAGGATGCGCTCTCCTGA
- the ppsA gene encoding phosphoenolpyruvate synthase, whose translation MSNILWFDEIGMDDLPQVGGKNASLGEMVSNLAGLGVRVPRGFATTADAYRRFLEHDDLRGRIRDAIAGLDIDDVTALTHVGTEIRSWIAEHPIPADLERDIRSAFDTLVTTDAEPDTVTWAVRSSATAEDLPDASFAGQQETFLNVGGIDNVLAAIRAVYASLYNDRAIAYRVHHGFAHDDVALSAGVQRMVRSDVGASGVMFTVDTESGFDQAVFVTSSYGLGEAVVQGAVNPDEFYVSKPALRAGRPAVLKRAVGEKAIAMRYTDSREAGSSTAFVDVPAADRVRFSITDAELEELARHALVIEDHYGRAMDIEWGKDGVDGMLYILQARPETVVSRGSANVIRRFRLHEQGTVLAAGRAIGQRIGAGPVRVLSDIAQMSDFQTGDVLVADMTDPDWEPIMKRAAAIVTNRGGRTCHAAIIARELGIPAVVGAGDATGTLRDGQEVTVSCAEGDTGFVYDGILDFVEEETHLDKMPEPPVKIMMNVGTPEQAFSFSRLPHAGVGLARLEFIINRQIGIHPQALLEFDALPDALHDEIAERIAAYPSPREYFVDRVIEGVAMIAAAFAPEPVIVRLSDFKSNEYANLIGGDRYEPHEENPMIGYRGASRYISPDFRACFEMECEALRFVRDEMGFTNVQVMVPFVRTVGEGQAVVELLAENGLRRGVNDLQVIMMCEVPTNALLADEYLEFFDGFSIGSNDMTQLTLGLDRDSALVANTFDERDPAVLKLLSMAIEACRRKGKYVGICGQGPSDHPDLAQWLVEQGIASVSLNPDTVVDTWLRLSRTEAAVA comes from the coding sequence ATGAGCAACATCCTCTGGTTCGACGAGATCGGCATGGACGACCTGCCCCAGGTGGGCGGCAAGAACGCGTCGCTCGGCGAGATGGTCTCGAATCTCGCCGGTCTCGGCGTGCGCGTCCCTCGCGGGTTCGCGACGACCGCCGACGCGTATCGCCGATTCCTCGAGCACGACGACCTCCGCGGACGCATCCGCGACGCGATCGCCGGCCTCGACATCGACGACGTGACGGCGCTCACGCACGTGGGCACCGAGATCCGCTCGTGGATCGCGGAGCACCCGATTCCCGCCGACCTCGAGCGCGACATCCGCTCCGCGTTCGACACGCTCGTCACGACGGATGCCGAGCCCGACACCGTGACGTGGGCCGTGCGGTCGTCGGCGACGGCCGAGGATCTGCCCGACGCGTCTTTCGCCGGTCAGCAGGAGACCTTCCTCAACGTCGGCGGCATCGACAACGTGCTCGCCGCGATCCGCGCGGTCTACGCATCCCTCTACAACGACCGGGCCATCGCGTACCGCGTGCACCACGGCTTCGCCCACGACGACGTCGCACTGTCGGCCGGCGTGCAGCGCATGGTGCGCTCGGATGTCGGCGCCTCCGGCGTCATGTTCACCGTCGACACGGAGTCGGGGTTCGACCAGGCCGTGTTCGTGACGAGCTCGTACGGACTCGGCGAGGCCGTCGTGCAGGGCGCCGTGAACCCCGACGAGTTCTACGTCTCCAAGCCCGCGCTGCGCGCGGGACGCCCCGCGGTCCTCAAGCGCGCCGTCGGCGAGAAGGCCATCGCGATGCGTTACACCGACAGCCGCGAAGCGGGATCGAGCACGGCGTTCGTCGATGTGCCCGCCGCCGACCGCGTACGGTTCTCGATCACGGATGCCGAGCTGGAAGAGCTCGCCCGTCATGCCCTCGTCATCGAAGACCATTACGGCCGCGCGATGGACATCGAGTGGGGCAAGGACGGTGTCGACGGCATGCTGTACATCCTGCAGGCCCGGCCGGAGACGGTCGTCTCGCGGGGGTCGGCCAACGTCATCCGCCGCTTCCGCCTGCATGAGCAGGGCACGGTCCTCGCCGCCGGCCGCGCGATCGGTCAGCGCATCGGCGCCGGCCCGGTGCGCGTGCTGAGCGACATCGCGCAGATGAGCGACTTCCAGACCGGAGACGTGCTCGTCGCCGACATGACCGACCCGGACTGGGAGCCGATCATGAAGCGCGCCGCGGCCATCGTCACGAACCGCGGCGGCCGCACGTGCCACGCCGCGATCATCGCCCGGGAGCTCGGCATCCCGGCCGTCGTCGGAGCCGGCGACGCGACCGGCACCCTCCGCGACGGGCAGGAGGTCACCGTCTCGTGCGCCGAAGGCGACACCGGGTTCGTCTACGACGGGATCCTCGACTTCGTCGAGGAGGAGACCCACCTCGACAAGATGCCCGAGCCGCCCGTCAAGATCATGATGAACGTCGGGACGCCCGAGCAGGCGTTCTCGTTCTCCCGCCTCCCGCATGCCGGCGTGGGACTGGCCCGCCTCGAGTTCATCATCAACCGGCAGATCGGCATCCATCCCCAGGCCCTGCTGGAGTTCGACGCGCTGCCGGACGCGCTGCACGACGAGATCGCCGAGCGCATCGCGGCCTACCCCTCGCCGAGGGAGTACTTCGTCGACCGCGTGATCGAGGGTGTCGCGATGATCGCCGCGGCCTTCGCGCCGGAGCCCGTCATCGTGCGGTTGAGCGACTTCAAGTCGAACGAGTACGCCAACCTCATCGGCGGCGACCGGTACGAACCGCACGAGGAGAACCCGATGATCGGGTACCGCGGCGCATCGCGGTACATCTCCCCCGACTTCCGCGCCTGCTTCGAGATGGAATGCGAGGCGTTGAGGTTCGTGCGCGACGAGATGGGCTTCACCAATGTGCAGGTCATGGTGCCGTTCGTGCGAACGGTCGGCGAGGGACAGGCCGTCGTGGAGCTGCTGGCCGAGAACGGTCTGCGCCGCGGCGTGAACGACCTCCAGGTCATCATGATGTGCGAAGTGCCGACCAACGCGCTCCTCGCCGACGAGTACCTCGAGTTCTTCGACGGCTTCTCGATCGGCTCCAACGACATGACCCAGCTCACGCTCGGACTCGACCGCGACAGCGCGCTCGTGGCGAACACATTCGACGAGCGCGACCCCGCGGTGCTGAAGCTGCTGTCGATGGCGATCGAGGCGTGCCGCCGGAAGGGCAAGTACGTCGGCATCTGCGGCCAGGGCCCCTCGGATCACCCCGATCTCGCGCAGTGGCTGGTCGAGCAGGGGATCGCGTCGGTGTCGCTGAACCCCGACACCGTCGTGGACACGTGGCTGCGGCTCTCGCGCACCGAGGCGGCGGTGGCATAG